TATGGTCCAAACGTAAAGAGCTCAGCCCGTGTGCACTTTGAGGTTTCATCCGCGTTCCAAATTACTTCTGGGCCATAGGTTACCTCCTTGATGGCAAACCCATTATTCGGAGAAAAGAAGGCGCACAGTACACCATTAATTCCTCCTCTTTCTACATGTACCGCCTCCTCATCTGGACTCGAAAAGTTTAGCGTTACATCACGTTCGGGTTCTTCATATGATCCCCCATTAGTCAAATTATTTGCATATATTCCAGCGTCACTCTCATTCCTATCCCCGCATTTCGCAACTTTTGTCAAAAGTAGTACATACAGAATAGCAGTCATCATCATTCTGAGTCTGAATATTCCTCTGGTTATCTTCACCTTTCTGTCAGCCCAAATTAATCGCCGTAGAATCTTGCGCATGCATACCCCACCCACACAAATGTTCGGACGAATAATGGAGTGTAAGCGAGGATAACAGTCGGTAAATCCGCAGGACGAGCAAATGGGGAATTAAAAAAATTAAGAGGCGCCAGAAAGTAGTTTCCAGTGTCTCTACATGGTCTGTACGAGAAGAATTTGTACTCTGTCCACGAAAACCGTTGATAAAGAGTACCCATCGTCCGTCCTATTCGTTATTTACGCTATTTTACAGAGCTAAATGCATGTTTTGAGTATAGAGCCATGGGAGATGTAAAAAGGGGTCTATC
Above is a genomic segment from Theileria equi strain WA chromosome 4 map unlocalized gcontig_1105316255041, whole genome shotgun sequence containing:
- a CDS encoding signal peptide containing protein (encoded by transcript BEWA_049050A); the protein is MMMTAILYVLLLTKVAKCGDRNESDAGIYANNLTNGGSYEEPERDVTLNFSSPDEEAVHVERGGINGVLCAFFSPNNGFAIKEVTYGPEVIWNADETSKCTRAELFTFGPYAVSVIGLNDDGMLDFKYYEKEAGRWRLVTPFTFNLRLYSMMARHPNRAPDAG